From the genome of Globicephala melas chromosome 16, mGloMel1.2, whole genome shotgun sequence, one region includes:
- the REEP3 gene encoding receptor expression-enhancing protein 3 isoform X4: protein MMYWIVFALYTVTETVADQTVAWFPLYYELKIAFVIWLLSPYTKGASLIYRKFLHPLLSSKEREIDDYIVQAKERGYETMVNFGRQGLNLAATAAVTAAVKSQGAITERLRSFSMHDLTAIQGDEPVGQRPYQPLPETKKKSKPASGESPGDGIPLRDGDEKTDEEADGPYSDDEMLTHKGLRRSQSMKSVKTVKGRKEVSQVRYGSLKYKVKKRPQVYF from the exons GTTCCCCCTGTACTATGAGCTTAAGATTGCTTTTGTCATATGGCTGCTCTCTCCCTATACCAAAGGAGCAAGtttaatatatagaaaattcctTCATCCACTACTTTCTTCAAAGGAAAGG gagaTTGATGATTATATTGTACAAGCAAAGGAACGAGGCTATGAAACTATGGTAAACTTTGGGCGGCAAGGTTTAAATTTAGCAGCTACTGCTGCTGTCACTGCAGCAGtgaag AGCCAAGGAGCAATAACTGAACGTTTACGAAGTTTCAGTATGCATGATCTAACAGCTATCCAAGGTGATGAGCCTGTGGGACAAAGACCATACCAGCCTCTcccagaaacaaaaaagaaaagtaaaccagCCTCCGGTGAATCACCAG GTGATGGAATTCCACTGAGAGAtggagatgagaaaacagatgaAGAAGCGGATGGGCCATATTCAGATGATGAGATGTTAACACACAAAGGGCTACGAAGATCACAAAGCATGAAATCTGTGAAAACCGTGAAAGGCCGAAAAGAGGTTAGTCAG GTGCGGTATGGGTCACTGAAATACAAAGTGAAGAAGAGACCACAAGTTTATTTTTAG